In one window of Gouania willdenowi chromosome 8, fGouWil2.1, whole genome shotgun sequence DNA:
- the LOC114468962 gene encoding G patch domain-containing protein 4-like codes for MEIVTNQVKVLMGRKNTSARNELGSGRENELLCSKLREMFPLSLWLLPALWRFRRRRRGGQKVTTGCFRCHGGSVLGSHGCFFAFLKLHPNKKQTEKNGIKLKKTAVEDDDAVVRLDAQLIKACGGRTAHKGVRHGLTISAKLARLEQQEAEFMAKYGKKSQSGSLQTPPTKEEEETQQRKKKMMKQRIADGEEEVTENGVQPKKKEEEEVEAGRGEGDEKKRKTKRKRNESHSIESEALPPGTEDEKKKKKQPQVEAAEEKEEIRDVSVKQKKKQKKDKIRGSSSKEEENKRLETNSHVHDF; via the exons atggagATTGTTACCAACCAGGTCAAGGTCCTAATGGGAAGAAAAAATACCAGCGCGAGAAACGAGCTCGGAAGCGGGCGAGAGAACGAGCTGCTCTGCTCCAAACTCAGGGAGATGTTTCCACTGAGTCTGTGGTTGTTACCAGCCCTGTGGAGGTTCAG aagaagaagacgcgGCGGACAGAAAGTGACCACAGGCTGTTTCCGGTGTCATGGCGGCTCTGTGTTGGGGTCGCATGGCTGTTTCTTTGCTTTCCTGAAACTTCATCCAAACAAGAAACAAACCGAGAAG AATGGGATCAAACTGAAAAAGACGGCAGTGGAAGACGACGACGCCGTCGTGAGgcttg ATGCACAGCTGATAAAGGCCTGCGGAGGGCGCACCGCACACAA aggAGTCAGACACGGTTTGACCATTAGCGCCAAATTAGCTCGACTggagcagcaggaggcggagTTTATGGCCAAGTACGGCAAGAAGAGCCAATCAGGAAGTTTACAAACTCCGCCcacaaaggaggaggaggagacgcaacaaaggaagaagaagatgatgaagCAGCGAATAGCTGATGGTGAAGAAGAAGTGACAGAAAATGGAGTTCAGCccaagaagaaggaggaggaggaagtggaggcaGGAAGAGGTGAAGGTGATgagaagaaaaggaaaacaaagcGAAAGAGAAACGAATCACACTCCATAGAATCTGAAGCTCTGCCTCCTGGAACTGAGgacgagaagaagaagaagaaacagccACAGGTTGAAGCtgcagaagaaaaagaagaaatcagAGATGTGAGCgtgaagcagaagaagaaacagaaaaaggacaaaataagaGGAAGTTCCTCTaaagaagaggaaaataaaagattagAGACAAACTCACATGTTCATGACTTTTAA